The following proteins are encoded in a genomic region of Lytechinus variegatus isolate NC3 chromosome 7, Lvar_3.0, whole genome shotgun sequence:
- the LOC121418159 gene encoding DNA-dependent metalloprotease SPRTN-like — protein MDATSDAELARLLQFQFDSETATEIAVIEPASTTNDRRSSGTKPIGIVDERWELIDPNPDVRALFLQFNDQFFWGRLAGVEVRWSPRMTLCAGVCCYEGYGGLCSVRLSQPLLKLRPRKDLVETLLHEMIHAYLFVTQNNKDHDGHGPEFCKHMNRINAATGTHISIYHTFHDEVDSYRQHWWRCDGPCRQRKPYFGYVKRSMNRAPSPRDPWWGEHQRSCGGTYTKVKEPEGYGQKKGGKKGQGESSEEASTKDQQGIKTKDIRSFIPFSGKGHSLGNPTTSSSNNSSSTSSSGSSVSDKHVEQPKERKKSSESKDISSFFTKKWSDDPANTTKSSSSSSGPPSHPNNSSAVGGFQKKPRFTPVVATASGRVVSDSDYAGTAEGKTCNSGQTMKGKGSIPNRTGKFIPVVSAVGRKEGVHSSKNLGDTLSSSKSLVGSDIRRRGGEQNNTSEFLGKKAISSAKKGDGERTPINSVQVVRTRDRIGGGSSEGKRKKRARLVDLQAMFDSDSDDDEAMNRSSKCPRVSHGNSYDEDSDAIIVEDGVSSRTNSGSNKENSPSLHNDRGGIYIQGDSDDDDDVIAQPIGSGITNGIWKDLSHLSSGSSGNQVTGNRRFGRVTPPLYGKSKGKSLRGSNIGQTPPQSSFCEHPWQTAARESDRKASTVTVDGAVINLTAEDDAGLVEEVGPKKVPCPVCNLQIEERKINSHLDTCLTFNCDALFS, from the exons CTGTTATTGAGCCAGCATCAACAACAAACGATAGACGCTCCTCTGGTACCAAACCCATTGGCATTGTAGACGAGAGATGGGAGCTTATTGACCCCAACCCAGATGTGAGAGCCCTCTTCCTGCAGTTCAATGATCAGTTTTTCTGGGGTCGGCTGGCTGGTGTAGAGGTCAGATGGAGTCCTAGGATGACATT ATGTGCAGGAGTTTGCTGTTATGAAGGATATGGTGGTCTGTGTTCTGTTCGTCTCAGCCAGCCTTTGCTGAAACTCAGACCAAGAAAAGATCTTGTTGAAACTCTGCTG CATGAAATGATCCATGCATATCTGTTTGTTACACAGAACAACAAG GACCATGATGGTCACGGGCCTGAATTCTGCAAGCACATGAATAGAATCAATGCAGCTACTGGTACCCATATTAGT ATCTACCACACTTTCCATGATGAGGTGGATTCCTATCGCCAACACTGGTGGCGCTGTGACGGTCCTTGCCGGCAACGGAAACCTTACTTTGGCTATGTTAAGCGATCAATGAACAGGGCGCCCTCTCCGAGGGACCCTTGGTGGGGTGAACACCAGCGCTCCTGTGGGGGAACTTACACCAAGGTCAAGGAACCTGAGGGGTATGGACagaagaaagggggaaagaagggACAAGGAGAGAGCAGTGAGGAGGCCAGTACTAAAG ATCAGCAAGGGATCAAAACGAAAGACATCAGGAGTTTCATCCCTTTCTCTGGAAAAGGGCATTCCCTGGGAAATCCTACAACTTCATCTTCAAACAACTCATCATCCACCTCTTCATCCGGTTCTTCTGTGAGTGATAAACATGTAGAACAGCCTAAAGAGCGAAAGAAATCATCAGAGAGTAAAGATATATCATCGTTCTTCACCAAGAAGTGGTCAGATGATCCTGCCAACACAACCAAGTCTTCATCCAGCAGCTCCGGTCCTCCATCACATCCAAACAATTCTTCAGCTGTCGGTGGTTTTCAAAAGAAGCCTAGATTCACACCTGTTGTTGCAACAGCCAGTGGTCGTGTCGTGAGTGATTCTGATTATGCTGGCACAGCCGAAGGGAAAACATGCAATTCTGGTCAGACTATGAAGGGCAAAGGATCCATTCCAAATAGAACTGGAAAGTTTATACCAGTCGTATCTGCagtgggaaggaaagaaggcgTTCATTCTTCAAAGAATTTGGGGGATACTTTGTCTTCCAGCAAAAGTCTAGTTGGGTCAGATATCAGACGACGTGGCGGGGAACAGAACAATACTTCTGAATTCTTGGGCAAAAAAGCAATATCATCAGCCAAGAAAGGTGATGGAGAAAGGACTCCCATCAACAGTGTTCAGGTAGTAAGGACACGGGATAGGATAGGTGGAGGATCAAGTGAGGGAAAGAGGAAGAAACGGGCAAGACTTGTGGATCTGCAAGCCATGTTTGATAGTGATTCTGATGATGACGAAGCAATGAATAGGTCTTCCAAATGTCCCAGAGTTTCTCATGGAAATAGTTATGATGAAGACAGTGATGCAATTATTGTTGAGGATGGGGTGTCTTCAAGAACAAATAGTGGTTCCAACAAAGAGAACAGTCCTTCACTCCACAATGACAGAGGGGGTATCTATATCCAAGgagacagtgatgatgatgatgatgttattgctCAGCCAATAGGTTCAGGAATCACAAATGGGATATGGAAAGACCTTAGCCATCTATCCTCTGGAAGTTCTGGCAACCAGGTAACTGGAAACAGGCGATTTGGACGAGTAACGCCACCTCTGTATGGAAAATCAAAAGGAAAATCACTCCGCGGAAGCAATATTGGCCAAACCCCTCCACAATCGTCATTTTGTGAGCATCCCTGGCAGACAGCTGCCCGAGAGAGCGACAGGAAGGCATCGACAGTAACTGTGGATGGGGCGGTCATCAACCTGACTGCTGAGGATGATGCGGGACTAGTTGAGGAGGTTGGACCAAAGAAAGTGCCTTGTCCTGTGTGTAACCTCCAGATAGAGGAGAGAAAGATCAACTCTCATCTGGATACATGTCTCACGTTCAACTGTGatgcattattttcttga